Proteins encoded within one genomic window of Vanrija pseudolonga chromosome 3, complete sequence:
- the liz1_5 gene encoding Pantothenate transporter liz1, with protein MGSELDVVKAEPAPPTSTWKGKIWDTFDLPPEERKLLFKVDAVILTLASVGYFLKNLDQANVTNAFLSGMKEDLGMLGNELVTANTLYTVGYVIGQVPCNLLLTRVPARYVLPAVSLLPSAGGTDESWNSDGECAPSHATPSKTLYALRFLIGLFESGFYPGIHYILGGWYTSREIGKRSVIFWVAGGSGPMFSGYLQAAAFKNLNGVNGLAGWRWMFIIDAIVTLPVAVASFFFLPGLPLQDAKDWWLTEEEHELAKERMLRAGRKGKEPWTRAKLVTLFTSWKTYMMPMLYVLWNNGFGQNPMGFWLKSFNSKTNPPVPGRTYTVPQINTYPTITTALWITGGLVFAWLSDGPFKGRRWPFIYIGAFITLAWVISLRQIPLYGSIKTHYALYWLLQSGGGAGALILAWINEASEDTETRAILVAWANDLAYIMQCIGPLFYWKTTDFPAAKKGYASQIGLQCVLVAWTTAVLWLLRRDKLKGLKVRADDEGSDARDEQSSDGVNEDLKV; from the exons ATGGGCTCCGAGCTGGAcgtcgtcaaggccgagccggCACCCCCGACCAGCACATGGAAGGGCAAGATCTGGGACACGTTCGACCTGCCccccgaggagcgcaagctgCTGTTCAAGGTCGACGCGGTGATCCTCACTCTGGCCTCG GTCGGCTACTTTCTCAA AAATCTCGACCAGG CCAATGTGACGAACGCGTTCCTCTCTGGCATGAAGGAGGACCTCGGCATGCTGGGCAACGAGCTCGTCACCGCCAATACCCTGTACACTGTCGGCTATGTGATCGGGCAGGTCCCGTGTAACCTGCTCCTCACGCGCGTACCGGCGCGCTACGTCCTGCCAGCGGTAAGCTTACTGCCATCTGCGGGCGGCACTGACGAAAGCTGGAACTCGGATGGGGAGTGTGCACCCTCGCATGCTACGCCATCAAAAA CCCTCTACGCCCTCCGCTTCCTCATCGGCCTGTTCGAGTCGGGCTTCTACCCCGGCATCCACTACATCCTTGGCGGATGGTACACCTCGCGCGAGATCGGCAAGCGGAGCGTCATCTTCTgggtggcgggcggcagtgggCCCATGTTCAGCGGATATCTCCAGGCAGCGGCGTTCAAGAACCTCAACGGGGTGAACGGGCTCGCGGGGTGGCgatgg ATGTTCATCATCGACGCCATCGTCACCCTCCCTGTGGCCGTGGcgagcttcttcttcctccctGGTCTGCCGTTGCAGGACGCCAAGGACTGGTGGTTGACCGaagag GAacacgagctcgccaaggagcgcATGCTGCGCGCGGGGCGCAAGGGCAAAGAGCCTTGGACGAGGGCCAAGCTGGTGACTCTGTTCACGTCTTGGAAGACGTACATGATGC CCATGCTCTACGTCCTCTGGAACAACGGGTTCGGCCAGAACCCGATGGGGTTCTGGCTCAAG AGCTTCAACTCCAAGACCAACCCGCCTGTCCCGGGGCGCACGTACACCGTGCCGCAGATCAACACAT acccGACCATCACGACCGCGCTGTGGATCACCGGCGGGCTCGTGTTCGCATGGCTGTCCGACGGGCCCTTCAAgggccgccgctggccgtTCATCTACATCGGCGCGTTCATCACC CTCGCGTGGGTCATCTCGCTGCGCCAGATCCCGCTGTACGGCAGCATCAAGACGCACTACGCGCTCTACTGGCTCCTGCAGAGCGGC ggcggcgcaggcgcgctcATTCTGGCGTGGATCaacgaggcgagcgaggacaCCGAGACGCGCGCAATCCTCGTCGCGTGGGCCAACGACCTCGCGTACATCATGCAGTGTATCGGTCCCCTCTTCTACTGGAAGACCAC CGACTTTCCCGCGGCGAAGAAGGGCTACGCGAGCCAGATCGGCCTGCAGTGCGTCCTTG TGGCGTGGACGACGGCCGTGCTGTGGTTGCTTCGCAGGGACAAGCTGAAGGGGTTGAAGGTGAgggcggacgacgagggatcGGACGCTCGcgacgagcagagcagcgacggcgtcaaCGAAGACTTGAAGGTCTAG
- the JLP1_0 gene encoding Alpha-ketoglutarate-dependent sulfonate dioxygenase gives MTAATTPENRSSNGKEFRISSRTRDRLVAAGIDLSNGYPYYPTKPASLNAAKAFAQPFEYADAAARASSLSPLAEVAELVDLTPHIGTEIRGLQLASLTDAQKDALALLVAQRGVVFLRDQEITPQEQLALGEYWGKVHHHPSAGVLPGLPGVQTISDELLRQHGELVDFRNPCSEQEWHTSLAHEPQPPGYTHLHYDSTPPTGGDTTFSSGYVAYDKLSPPLQAFVDTLEGLYRSAHVYTNPADPDGLKVPIVTAHPLVRTHPVTGWKSLFVNRRYMVGIKGLTAADSDALLEHLWRTYETAFEGQVRFRWTPGTSAIWDARSTIDSTASDTVDDTTGQHRHATRVTTLAEVPLPASAGQSRRVALGLDPGVVQEQGRVKYY, from the exons AtgaccgccgccaccacccccgagAACAGGTCGTCCAACGGCAAGGAGTTCCGCATCTCGTCCCGCACGAGGG accgcctcgtcgcggccggcaTCGACCTGTCGAACGGGTACCCCTACTACCCGACCAAGCCCGCGTCTCTGAACGCAGCCAAAGCTTTCGCCCAGCCCTTCGAGTACGCGgacgcagcggcgcgcgcgagttcGCTGTCCCCGCTGGCCGAagtcgccgagctggtcgacctGACGCCACACATCGGGACCGAGATCCGCGGGCTCCAGCTCGCCAGCCTCACCGACGCGCAGAAggacgccctcgcgctcctcgtcgcgcagcgcggcgtcgtcttcctccgcGACCAGGAGATCACGCCgcaggagcagctcgcgctcggggAGTACTGGGGCAAAgtacaccaccacccctcggccggcgtgctccCCGGCCTGCCGGGGGTACAGACCATCTCggacgagctgctgcgccagcatggcgagctcgtcgactttCGTAACCCGTGCAGCGAGCAGGAGTGGCACACGAG CCTCGCCCACGAGCCCCAGCCACCGGGATACACGCACCTGCACTAcgactcgacgccgcccacggGCGGCGACACGACCTTCTCGTCCGGCTACGTCGCGTACGACAAGCTCTCGCCCCCGCTCCAGGCGTTCGTCGACACACTCGAGGGACTGTACCGCTCCGCGCACGTGTACACGAAccccgccgaccccgacgggCTCAAGGTGCCCATCGTGACTGCGCACCCGCTGGTACGCACCCACCCCGTCACGGGGTGGAAGAGCCTGTTCGTCAACAGGCGGTACATGGTCGGCATCAAGGGCTTGACTgctgccgactcggacgcgtTGCTTGAGCAT CTCTGGAGGACGTATGAGACGGCGTTTGAAGGACAGGTGCGGTTCCGCTGGACTCCGGGCACGTCGGCCATCTGGGACGCGCGGTCCACCATCGACTCGACAGCGTCAGAcacggtcgacgacacgaccgGACAGCACCGCCACGCCACTCGCGTTaccacgctcgccgaggtgccTCTTCCTGCCTCAGCGGGGCAgagccgccgcgtcgcgttgGGGCTCGACCCGGGTGTGGTGCAGGAGCAGGGGCGGGTCAAGTACTACTAG
- the TPO5 gene encoding Polyamine transporter TPO5, which produces MSDKPTTAHVEAAPLPSSSPYGGSSNTPSETEKAAYTAHVREITEKYHDQGEAAKLEELGYQQEVKRNMTMIGVLGLSFAIMAVPLGVSLMLGTFLTCGGPVTMVYGWTFVSGVSMCMASSLAEICSVFPTSGGVYYWSAMLSPPKFSRFASYLTGWFAVVSNWTLAGSIAFGGSQLVLAAVTLFHEDYVPTAWQTLLVYWAALACEFVINLYGNDYIDRLNTFVLYWTGASTIIIIVTLLVKSDHYHSGKFVFSQFANNSGWPDGWAFFVGLLSAAYILTGYGTVSALCEEVHNPEREVPRAMVLSVAAAFVTGIVLLIPLAITLPYDIDALLAVPSGQPMPLLFKMVTHSAPAAMGLLSLVLGIWAFASVGSLTTASRATWAFSRDGGIPGSQWWKRVNTRRGVPVWSLTLSTIVCGLLGLLYLGSSAAFNAFTGVATICLGCSYAFPILCSLLTRREHMSRAAYPLGNTLGYTVNIVAVVWISFSIILFCMPTAIPVTAETTNYASVVFVAFAVIAATWYFVNARKHYTGPLVSVVRREEEAQSRRASAAPSRVQSRVERVEGA; this is translated from the exons ATGTCCGACAAACCGACCACCGCGCACGTCGaagccgcgccgctgccctcgtcgtcgccgtacgGCGGCTCGAGCAACACGCCAAGCGAGACAGAGAAGGCAGCGTACACCGCCCACGTACGCGAAATCACGGAAAAGTACCATGACCAAGGggaggcggccaagctcgaggagctcggaTACCAGCAGGAAGTCAAGCGCAACATGACCATGATCGGCGTGCTGGGCCTCAGCTTCGCCATCATGGCCGTGCCCCTCGGTGTGAGCTTGATGCTGGGCACATTCTTGACCTGTGGCGGGCCAGTGACGATGGTGTATGGC TGGACATTTGTCTCGGGCGTGTCAATGTGCATGGCGAGCAGCCTCGCCGAGAT CTGCTCAGTCTTCCCGACCTCGGGCGGCGTGTACT ACTGGTCGGCCATGCTCTCGCCGCCAAAGTTCAGCCGCTTCGCATCCTACCTAACGGGGTGGTTTGCTGTGGTGTCAAACTGGAC CCTCGCCGGGTCGATTGCGTTCGGAGGGAgccagctcgtgctcgccgccgtgacGCTCTTCCATGAGGACTATGTCCCGACCGCGTGGCAGACGCTGCT GGTGTACTGGGCCGCGCTGGCCTGCGAGTTCGTCATCAACCTCTACGGCAACGA CTACATTGACCGCCTCAACACGTTCGTGCTGTACTGgaccggcgcgtcgaccatcAT CATTATCGTCACGCTTCTTGTCAAGTCGGACCACTACCACTCGGGCAAGTTTGTCTTCTCGCAGTTCGCCAACAACTCTGGCTGGCCGGACGGCTGGGCCTTCTTCGTTGGTCTCCTGTCCGCCGCGTACATCCTCACGGGGTACGGCACCGTCTCGGCCCTGTGCGAGGAGGTACACAAccccgagcgcgaggtgccGCGCGCCATGGTACTTTCTGTCGCTGCGGCGTTCGTGACGGGCATTGTGCTTCTCATCCCGCTCGCCATCACGCTCCCATACGACAttgacgcgctcctcgccgtgcccTCGGGCCAGCCGATGCCGCTCCTCTTCAAGATGGTGACCCActctgcgccggcggcaatgggcctcctctccctcgtgctcggcatCTGGGCGTTCGCGTCCGTCGGCTCGCTGACCACCGcatcgcgcgcgacgtgggCCTtctcgcgcgacggcggcatcCCCGGCTCGCAGTGGTGGAAGCGCGTcaacacgcgccgcggcgtgccggtCTGGTCGCTCACGCTGTCGACCATCGTgtgcggcctcctcggcctgctgtacctcggctcgtcggccgccttcAACGCCTTCACGGGCGTCGCGACCATCTGCCTCGGCTGCTCGTACGCCTTCCCCATCCTCTGCTCGCTCCTCACCCGCCGCGAGCACatgtcgcgcgcggcgtacCCGCTTGGCAACACGCTCGGGTACACGGTCAACATCGTCGCCGTGGTGTGGATCTCGTTCAGCATTATCCTGTTCTGCATGC CCACGGCCATCCCCGTCACTGCCGAGACGACAAACTACGCGTCGGTCGTGTTCGTCGCcttcgccgtcatcgccgcgACCTGGTATTTTGTCAACGCGCGCAAGCACTACACTGGCCCGCTGGTGTCGGTCGTGCGCAGGGAGGAGGAAGCGCAGTCTAGGAGGGCCTCGGCTGCTCCCTCGCGCGTGCAGTCgcgtgtcgagcgtgtcgagggtGCGTAA